The genomic region CTTCAGACTTCCCTTCTGCTTAGTTGCCGTAGTGTCCATCCCAACCCTCCTGCCGTTTATCTTACCACACAAATATGAAGATTCCATCAAATTATAAAAAAACATAACCAATGTTGCCCTTACCATAAGCGCGTCGGATAGGCTTTCTGAAAATTTTTCCAGGATATTGATACATATAGACCAAAAATGAAGAATCGTGTACACCAGATTCTATGAAAGACGATATACATAGTTTACAAGAACTCAAGGCGAGATTTGCCCTGAGCAAAGATGAGGCAGCCTTCAAAGGAGGCAATGAAAGCTTGCCTGTTTCCATAACAAGTCATTACCTTTCCTTGATTGATCCTGATGATCCTGACGACCCTCTGCGCAGGCAGGTATTTCCCAATTGCAAGGAAGAAGAAACAGAAAACCTTGAGACCCTTGATCCTTTGGCAGAAATTGATTATTCCGTTACACCGCGTCTGGTGCATCGCTATCGAAGCAGGGTAGCTTTCCTGACTACCGATATCTGTCCCATGTATTGCAGACACTGCTTCAGAAGACGTTTCACTGGCAATATGGTCGGTCCTGCAAGCGAAAAAGAAATCGAAGAAGCCGCCGTATATATCGGCACCCATCATGAAATCACAGAAATACTTCTGACCGGCGGCGATATGTTTACACTCAGTGACGCAAAGATTGACCGGATGATTACCATTTTCAGGGAACACAGTCCAAAACTCATTATCAGGCTATGCACAAGAATGATCGTCACACAGCCAAGTCGTTTTTCACCTTCCCTGATCACTATGCTTCACCGGCATAGCAGTGCACCATTCTACCTGCTTACACAATTCAATCATCCCCGTGAAATCTGCGAAGTCTCAAGAAAAGCAGTTTCACTTTTCGTCGACGCAGGTATCCCTGCATTCAATCAGACTGTCCTGCTGAAAGGAGTCAATGACAATGCAGATGTCATGGAGCAGCTATGCAATGACCTGCTTGCTGTCAGAGTCAAGCCATACTATGTCTTCCAAGGAGACCTTGTCAGTGGAACAGCACATCTAAGGGTGCCGCTCAGTACTTCAAGAGCATTGGAACGTGAAATGAGAGACCGGCTTTCCGGTCTTGCAATGCCGAATTTCATGATTGATCTGCCAAAGGGCGGAGGAAAAGTACCCATTACCGACAGTTTTGTTGCAGGTCATGACAATGACATCTGGCATTTCAATACCCTTGACGGTAGTACACGAAGTTACCCAGACTAGGAAAGGACCTTGACATAAAGCATCTTGCTATCACCAGGGCCATAGTAATCGGTCTGCATTCCTTCACAGATGTAGCCCTGCTTTTCATAAAACAAACGGGTCGGTTGATACAGATCGGTCGAAGATGTCTCTACATACACACGTGTTCCGCCCTGCCGCTGTA from Spirochaetia bacterium harbors:
- a CDS encoding KamA family radical SAM protein, yielding MKDDIHSLQELKARFALSKDEAAFKGGNESLPVSITSHYLSLIDPDDPDDPLRRQVFPNCKEEETENLETLDPLAEIDYSVTPRLVHRYRSRVAFLTTDICPMYCRHCFRRRFTGNMVGPASEKEIEEAAVYIGTHHEITEILLTGGDMFTLSDAKIDRMITIFREHSPKLIIRLCTRMIVTQPSRFSPSLITMLHRHSSAPFYLLTQFNHPREICEVSRKAVSLFVDAGIPAFNQTVLLKGVNDNADVMEQLCNDLLAVRVKPYYVFQGDLVSGTAHLRVPLSTSRALEREMRDRLSGLAMPNFMIDLPKGGGKVPITDSFVAGHDNDIWHFNTLDGSTRSYPD